The stretch of DNA agctccggtcCACGGCGGGCTCCCATCACCGACGCCCGTTCTCCCGGATCCTGCCTCCTCCCTCCGTCGCGCGGGATCCAGCCAGGTGGGCTTCGACTGCCGCGCGTATCCGGTGCCGCCagcccttctccctcctcccttcctcgtTCTCCCATggccatggtggtggcggctgGAGCAGGGGCCTCGGCGGCAACCGCTCCGAGCATGGGCGGGAGGGCTGGGGTGGTTGGGAATGCCCTCCTGGGGAGGCGTTAGCGTGCACATCGCTTTCCCCATGGGAATACCAGACGGCGTCTCATCCGGGATGATACCGGACGGCTTCCCGTCCCCCGCTGCGGGGATTTTTCCTTAAAGTGGTACTGGAGCATGGCGTTCCATATGGGTTAGAGTACCCACTACGGATAGCCTAACACCGTGCACAGCTACGCTTGACTCACCTGGAACTTGTTGGTCTGGACTCACATCATCCTCCAACCGAAACAACTCCCGGAGTTCTTTGTCACACATGCAACTGTACTGTGGTGGCACTGGCACATTGATGTCCACTGTCCACAAGACCACTTTTCATCACATTTCATACATAATTCCAAGCATGCCATAAGCTCGCATAGTTGCAATTTTTCATCGATCGGTTAAGCGCACTTGGGTTAAAAACATGCATTCGCACCAATCATGCTTACATTTTCATCATCAATTCACGTAAAAAGGTTAATCTAGGGATTGGAATTTAGTTGGCACTTGGGTTTATATGTTGGTGAACCTCACTCTCAATTAGTGAGATGCAACTCATACATGGAATTTGTCTAAGGCCAAGAGGTCACAACAAGCCTTTGTTAGGCTTAAATGGTGGAGGAGGCCATCAATTGTGACATGAATACTAGCTTGGAGTAGTGGAATCGGGCTTGAAAGTTCCTCAAAAGTCACCACGATGCAAATCTTGTTTCCTGCCCGTTTGAGCTACCTTTTCCTATCAATGAGCAAAGAACGCAAGCAGAATCAAAGATTGCAAGGACGCTAGAGTAATATAGAAATTTTCAAATCATCTTGCAGCCAATCAAACAAAACTCATAGTTTGTTTTCATATCAAGAAAGTTGACCAACCAATCCACAAAACTTGTCCACATATTCACACTGCCAAAAAAACGGAGCATTCATCAGCGGCTATTAGTACCGGTCAACCTTTAGCCAGTATTACTATGCGCATTTAGTATTGGACTGAAAGAACAATGCCCCGGTGAGCCATTTAATATCAGCTGTAGGCACCAGCCGGCACCAAAGTGCACCGCATACACGGGGGAACAATGGCTAGAATCCCCTTGGCAGCAACTTAGTACCAGCTGGTGGCTATAGCCGGTACTATGAATGGCATCGAGGATATTTAGTACTGGCTCATGTCTCCAATTGGTACTAAGTGGAGAGATCTAGTAGCAGTTGAAGTCACCAGCCAATACTAATAGACCAATAACATTAGATTTTACGTGGAGAGGTCAAAAGAAAATGATGATGACAATTAGCAGACTAAGAACAAAATCAAATGTTTATGCAATTATTGATGGATAAGATTTTCTTTTGGCTATTCTGATATCTCTTCTaccctctttctctttctccttctcctcctcctactTCATCCAAGGCTGACTTTTTTACCTCTATAAGCTAAGCTACATCAGGAGAGCAGGGCACAAGCCCCCCTGTCACGGACCGCTGCTATGATCCCTCGGGACGTTCTAATAAATTGGCTCACAATGGGCACTATAAATCTAATTTGGTTCGTTCAAACCCTTGACTGAGACACAAAACTGAGAATCGATCGCGAGTGCATAGAGTTTGAGCCGATAGTCAGCTGAATTGACTGGCTTTAGCCTTGTACCAAAGTACCAAGGTGAGTTCACCATCCTATATTCCACAGCCCTCACTAGCTCTCCAAAAACTTCTATAAATTCTATGCCATCGATGGAAACTTCATATTAGTCAAATCTCCTCATAGTCACATGAATGGTGAATGTAGGGCTCCTCAAGGAACAGACTCAGCCTCTCCTTGTAGTAGGCATAGTAAAAAGCTCAGTAGGAGATGGGTCTATTGACCAGAATTACACCGCCTGTAGATAGGGGTAGTAAAGGGCCATTAAATATGCTCAAGATAATCTAAGGGCTGGACCCAAAAAGAGCCGAGCTCTAATCCTATATAATTTAGGGTCAAGTTGGGTTGTGAAGTGACCACTAGGACCACttcccattaccacccctacctatAGAACGGTAGCGACGATAAGTAGCAGCTTCACTATTTTCATCTGTAAAAATAGAATAAATAAATAGATCAACTAGGTCAATATCAAGACACTAGCAAGGTTAGATTTTTTGTGTATAGGTTAAAAAGAAGATTATTATGACAATTAGCAGACTAAGAATAAAATTGAATGTTTATGCAAGTATTGATGTATAACATTTTCTTTTGATCATTATGTTATCTCTTCTTCCCCTCTTTTGTTTTCTCGTCCCCttaattttttctttctttcttatgCTAAGGTACATCAATGTAGGGGGcacaagccccccccccccccccatttccTGCCACGGTGGATGCAGCTTCGGGGCAAGAAGCAGCAGCCAGGCAGCCCTGAGGCAATAGCAACCACTACAAGTACCACTATAACGATAACTTGGAGCATCACGATCACAACCAGTACAACTACTACAACCACGACCAGAGGAGAAGTGGTTGCTGTTGCGAGGACCGCTCCTTACCGTCGCCCTCTCCATTTTGCCTCAGTGGAACCACACTGGAGGGATATTAGAGGAGCCTTGACTGTCAGATGTATGTACGTGAATTGCTTTTTGAATTAATGGAAAGTATATAGATGCTGGTAATAAAAtaattagaaattatttttcatcTGGTCTCTTGCGTTCCAATTGGGCCTGACTCGCGCCAATCAACAGATTCGCACGGTAGGCCTTATAGGTTCTGTTTGATTAGGTGCCTAAAGCTTGGACGGTATTAGCTAATGTAGCATTGCTCTGTGTTGGTTGCCTGCGTAGAGCAGTTAGCCAAACTTAGCAACTGAAAAGGGGTTGGGGGGGGCACAAACCCCCCTGCCACATACTGCTGCTGCGATCCTTTGGGGCCTCCTGGATTGGCTCACAACAAGTTCAGTGAATCTAATTTGGTTGGTTCATACCCTTGTCGAGGACATAAATTAGCGATCAATCATGAGTGCAAAGAGATTGAACCAAGGTGATGTCACCGTCCTGTGTGCCACGGCTCTTGCTAGCTCTCCAACAGATTCCTTAAACTCTTTGATCTTCATGGTAACTTTAGACTGGTCAAATCTCCTCACAATCATGTGAATGAATGGCTCATTAGGAAACAGACGCGGTCTCACCTTGTAGTATGTGACGGTGCACACATTGGGAAAGATGAAATCGCCGAGTATAAAATCCAAGCCTCATGTGATGTAGCTGTTGTAGGTAGAGCTATGTGAGTCACACTGGCTCTACCTGATCGTGTACACCATCATCGCCTCTGTAATATTTTggattttttcgaaatattATATGTCAAAATGtgaattttgagaatttttatggTGATGCTGTAGTTAAATCCATTTAAGTGTGAATTTGACCCTTCTAAATTCCTCGTAATTAACAATGTTAGTGAATCTACCTTGTTTGGATTGAATTAAAGAAATTAAATGTTAGTGTGAATATATTTGGAGTTGTTTATTGAACTTCATTTTGGGATTTATTTTCTTCATTTGAAAATTGTGTGGAATTTAAATTTTAAGTGTGCCTTCAACTTTAAATTGAAATGCTACGTGGACCCACCTAAACACTAACCCGTGGCCCTAACCGGCGCAAATATTAAGAGTCATTTGTGTGACTAGCAGTCAAATCATCATACAAGTCCCAATAACTATATTTTGTTCtagaatattttatttttgttcccgaacaattttttttgtattgctggaataattaaaatttgttctggaaaaaaaaaatagattaCACATGTGGATCGGTTTATTGGGCCAGTTTAGACCTAAAATATAAATCTGAAGTAGAGGGGCTTAGCGTGGGCTTCCTATGTATCTTCCGTGCCATGGGAAACGCTGCCGTCCCACGGCCCAACTCGGCCCGTTAGATCACTCCGTGATCCAATCAAGCAATCATGACATGCAACAGCAGAAGGGGTACCACCAGCTAGCCAACGTGCGGTCACCAGGTGGCAGGTatgcctttttttcttttcctttttcttcatgATGTGTGAATAATTCATTAATTTTTGGTACGGGCTTTGTGACCTATATGTTCAAAATACTAATCTAATATAGTCAACAATTTAAAAGATCAGATTTAACATTTCTATAAACTTTATTCAACATTTCAAATAAACTAGATCAACATCTTAtataaaaatgtaaaaactGTATAAACAAAATGTTGAAGACGTATATTTAAACGTTGAAAAAGTGCATTTCAAATGTTGATTTTAAAAAAGTATATAATATAGTCATATTGGATCTTGTTCTGTTGTATAAATTCTCAGTGACATCATGATTCAAACGGGATTCAAAACACATTTATAGTTTGAAAGAAAAGTGAGATTAAAATTTTAAATCCAAAAGGAGTCCCTCCATCCACCCATGCACAGCAGCCACCTATATGGTGACACGTGTCAGCTTCATCCCAAATCCAGCGTGTGCGCTTCGCACTACTCTTCTGCCAGATAAATCTCATCCATTGGTTGGAGTTTGCACTAATCTCAAACAATGAAAGATAAATTGAATAATTTTTTTCGGAAGATGGATAGGAATTCTGCCCCTTAACCGACACTAAGACGTTTAGCCCTAACCCTAACATATGTGGGCTCCTATCTATCTTCCGGAAGATAGATAAGATATTGATTTTTAAAGTCCATTTTGACCCAATTATATGCGGCAAATATGTTCaatattttaataaaatttaCTCAACATTTTGCTAAATATGTTTAACATTTGGCTTTCAAAATATTGAAACTGTAAAGGCAAAATGTTGAGATTGGAAATATAAAATGTTGAAAATACTAAAATAGAAATATTGAAGGTTTCTTCTCCGGCAGTTTTTTTCTCCAGCGACGGtgtgcgcgggtgcggcacagcagcagcacgcagcagcctgcagcagcagcacgcagcAGCACAGCAGTGAGCAGCGCAGCAGCGGCATCAGCAACGACAGCAGGGAGcagtgcagcagcggcagcggcaccgcgcggaggcggcgcgcggcagcggcagccgcgcgcggcggacaggcggccgcggcgctcgcGAGACGCGGctggcggggtggcggcgcagtgAGTTTAAGGGCGGCAGTGGCGCATGGTGAGAAAGGGGGCTggagaaggaggaagaagattatGGTGGAGGAAATCCAACGGATGAGATAGATTGTACGAATCTCAAACGCTGGAAGATGGGGAAGAAAAAATCTTGTGGAACATGTATAAGATTTCCGGAACATATGTGACCCGGCCCAAACCTGGATCTAATCCGAACCCACACCCACAGCACCAGCCCAGCTTGCCATTTTGGGCCTGCTTCCTCACGCCAGCCGACACGGCCCGCTTGACCTCACAGCTGAAAACTAGCCCAACGCCCTTCCCGCCTTCGGCCTGCTCGCGCGGCACGTTTGGCCCACTTCCGGCCCAGCTCGTCTGCTCCTGCCAAAAGAGAGCGTATCAAGGCCCACTGCTGGACAAGTTCCGGTTCCAGTTTTCAGTATACCTTCCCGTCGCCATCTTTGCTGACGCAGCTACCGAGTTATCTTGGGCATGGAGGGCCGGAGACACCTGTGTACatccggaaccggtggccggcgtgcgaggacgccggcgtgcggcggtgCTGACCgctgacggcgacggcgacgccccgccgccgcacgtTTCTTTTGGTCCACACCCGAACACGTCCGGAAAGAAGCGCAGGGAATATTACTCGCATCAGCACGCAGATCCACTGCATGCACGGGCGTATGTGGCCGATGGTCCCGGTGTCAGCGTCGAACATaccaaacaaaaaaagaagGGCCAGCTAGCTATACTGGCTACTGCAACAtcgattttcttttttttttatgagCGATTCTTGGATTTTTGTCTATCCGTGCCTTGCTCTTGCACAAGAGAGATCATAGAGTTCCTGTTCCtctaaaaaagagagagatcacAGAGTCAACGTTCATTATCTTTGAAAGGGGAACGGATCATGACTTTTCACCAAGCATGATAATAGCTTGAGATTTTGATAACCCTCCTACTGTCGTTACATGACACATACTGACATACAGTAGATTCCAGGCCAATGCCACTCACGAGTAACTTCATACATGATAGAAACAGGGAATTTTATTGTTCATCACGGGCATAGGAGCACACTTAATGTCAAAATACACAGGCAATtaccaagatgacaccaaaacTAATGGAGTGGTGAATACCGAATAGAACACGACCGATCGTCTCTAACCCCACTCAAAGGGGCTAAACCGTATGTTTGCTGTTTTACTCACTCTCTACTGTACGTCCCAACAACTCTCCGACAGCTTCCGTATGCAGTTATGGGATCGGGACTCAGAGGCCCTCCTTGCCATCAGCGGCACGGAGGGAGCCCAGCTGCACGGGCGCCTGGGTCGACACCACCTTGGAGGACCCGTACGCCGCGACGTCGATGCCCTGGGTCTTCTCCTTCTCGATCTGCTCCTTGATCCAGAAGTAGGTGAACCGAAGCCCGTCCTGCACGCACGATTTGATTTACAGGTCCCTTGTCAGTCAGGATCAGGAATCGTTTCTTGCAATCTATGCCAAAGATACACACGCACAATGCGCTGCCAAGCAAGATGGCGACGGTACCTTGAGCCTCATTGTCGGAGCCCACCCGAGCTTCTCCTTGATAAGGGTGTTGTCAGAGTTGCGCCCGCGGACACCCTCTGGACCAGGGATGTGGTGGATGGGCAGCTTCCTATCCTCAAAGCTCAGCACGATCTCAGCCATCTCGTTCATGCTCACCATCTCGTCGCTCCCAATGTTCACCGGCTCGCGGAAATCAGACTTGGTCAATCTGGACAGAATTTTGTATTTTGTGCCATGTTTACTTCCCCATCTCTGTGCAGTGCAGACACAGCCTTAGCACATCATGGACAATACGAAAAGTTGCTCCATACCTCAGAACACCCTCGACGCATTCGTCGATGAAAGTGAAGGATCGGGTTTGGAGGCCATCGCCCCACATCTCAAACCTCTCGGTGGATGTCTGAGCCTTTCTGCAGAAGGCAGCAGGTGCCTTCTCACGACCACCTGTTACCAAGATAACATTGCAAACAAATTGAATTATTACATCAGGAGCATTTGGGGCACCCTGCTGTAAGTCAAATTGAGATTAGCCGGTGGATTTACCTTTCCATGTACCGAAGGGACCGTAGATGTTGTGGAAACGGCCAATGCGGCACTCGATGCCAAAGTCCTTGGTGTAGTGCTTGCACAACTCCTCAGTTGCAAGCTTCTCCAAGCCATAGGCATCTTGAGGCTGCAAGGTATCGGATCGAAAAATGAATAAACTTGAGAGAGTGACTGTGTCAGAAAAACAGAAATGCCATTGTATTTCAATGAACACACCTCAGCAGGCCAGGCATCGGATTCCTTCAGGCTCACATTTGTGTCAAGCTGCTTGAATTCAGGGTAAATGCATGCACTGGAGGCGTAGAAGAACCTGAAAGACCCAAAAGATACAAGATTTTAGTCAATGACTTGAATAAAAGATCATGTGTAGTTCAGCCATGGTAATTGAAAGTAAGACAGGTGGTTTATAGAGAAAGAAAACAGAAATAGTTCTGCTATCACCAAAGTcccctgtttttttttcctttttttaaagTTCACTTTGGTTAATGTCAGTATCAGCTTGACTACATACAGATCTGGATTGGATAGtaacaaaaaaatttgcaagCTGAAACTGTACCCAGCGTGCATAAGAAATGTTTATACATAGTTCTAGGTTCACTGCAAACTCCAATTGAATTTCCTCCACTAGATTAGATGTGCACGTTAAGATATCATTCATGGAGGAGGCCATGCCATTCTGCAGCCCCATAAGAAAATGGAGTGTCATACCTCTTCACACCATTGATACGTGCAGCCTCTAGCATGTTGAAACTGATCATGGTGTTGTTGTACATGATGACAGAGTGGTTTGACTGGATGAACCCCATGCCACCCATATCAGCAGCAAGATTAAATACATGGTCGACGCCTTGGGTAACCTTCAGACAGTTGTCCATGACTCTGAGATCAACCAGGTGGAACTCATGGCAGAACATGTCCTCGGTCATGTGCTCATTCTTCTTCCAGTCAGAAGCAATGATATAATGGCCCTCGCTCTTCAGACGGCGAGCAATGTGGGATCCAATGAAACCACCAGCCCCAGTAATCGAAATCCTCAACTTCTCACTCGGCCAGTAGGGCTCCCTCTCCAGCTCAGCATAGGTGTACTCACCATAAGCGGTAACTGTCTTCTCGCTGCCCCCCATTCTGCCATTTTACAGCATTTTAAGCAACAATCAGAATAGAACAGTTAAATTAATGCATAAGAATTAATCGACTTATCTTTTACATTGATG from Panicum virgatum strain AP13 chromosome 9K, P.virgatum_v5, whole genome shotgun sequence encodes:
- the LOC120651043 gene encoding GDP-mannose 3,5-epimerase 1-like, yielding MGGSEKTVTAYGEYTYAELEREPYWPSEKLRISITGAGGFIGSHIARRLKSEGHYIIASDWKKNEHMTEDMFCHEFHLVDLRVMDNCLKVTQGVDHVFNLAADMGGMGFIQSNHSVIMYNNTMISFNMLEAARINGVKRFFYASSACIYPEFKQLDTNVSLKESDAWPAEPQDAYGLEKLATEELCKHYTKDFGIECRIGRFHNIYGPFGTWKGGREKAPAAFCRKAQTSTERFEMWGDGLQTRSFTFIDECVEGVLRLTKSDFREPVNIGSDEMVSMNEMAEIVLSFEDRKLPIHHIPGPEGVRGRNSDNTLIKEKLGWAPTMRLKDGLRFTYFWIKEQIEKEKTQGIDVAAYGSSKVVSTQAPVQLGSLRAADGKEGL